In Mustelus asterias unplaced genomic scaffold, sMusAst1.hap1.1 HAP1_SCAFFOLD_201, whole genome shotgun sequence, the following proteins share a genomic window:
- the LOC144485605 gene encoding LOW QUALITY PROTEIN: uncharacterized protein LOC144485605 (The sequence of the model RefSeq protein was modified relative to this genomic sequence to represent the inferred CDS: deleted 2 bases in 1 codon) → MGFTQSSHLTVHQQVHTGERPFSCSVCGKGFTSLTNLTSHQLVHTDKRLFKCSDCGKSFKSTRNLRRHQYIHSSQSPFSCSVCSKGFTRSFSLLRHQRVHTEERPFPCTKCGKRFSRSCSLQRHQQIHSAENPFICFICGKGFTQSALLLRHQRVHSTERPFICSECGIGFIQSFQLLRHQRIHTGERPFICSQCGKGFTQSYHLLRHQRVHDLNPLVSNKLRRLNDPLPYSEQSNLEGQKASRIREKQWKCGDCGKRFKAPCELEIHRRSHTGEKPFTCPDCGKGFSQLSNLVTHQKIHTGERPFTCSECGKGFTDSSRLLTHGRIHTGERPFTCIECGKRFGDSSSLRRHKRVHTGERSFACSVCGKGFTLSSNLRRHQRIHTGQRPYTCSDCGKGFTRSSHLLIHQRVHTGERPFTCTVCGKGFSASFTLQNHQAVHTGERSFTCSVCGKGFTQLSTLLRHRAVHTGERPFPCSVCGKGFTRSTSLLTHQRIHSGERPFSCTECGKGFTDSSSLWKHRRVHTGERPFTCCVCGKGFTESSSLRAHRRVHTGEKPFTCSECGKGFADPSSLRKHKQVHTGERLFTCSECRKGFTESSNLLRHYGSHTD, encoded by the exons atgggattcactcagtcatctcacctcactgtacatcagcaagttcacactggggagagaccatttagctgctctgtgtgtgggaagggattcaccagtTTAACTAATCTCACATCtcatcagcttgttcacactgataagAGACTTTTTAAATGTTCGGACTGTGGTAAGAGCTTCAAAAGCACAAGGAATCTACGGAGACACCAATACATTCACTCTAGTCAGAGCCCATTCTCCTGTTCTGTGTGCagtaagggattcactcgatcattcAGTCTCCtgcgacaccagcgagttcataccgaGGAGAGACCGTTCCCTTGCACTAAATGTGGAAAGCGATTCAGTCGGTCGTGCAGCTTGCAGAGACATCAACAAATTCACTCTGCGGAGAACCCATTCATCTGTTTCATCTGtggtaagggattcactcagtcagctctcctcctgagacaccagcgtgttcactctACAGAGAGGcctttcatctgctctgagtgtgggataggattcattcagtcattccaactgctgagacaccagcgaattcacactggagagaggccgttcatctgctcccagtgtgggaagggatttactcagtcctatcacctactgagacaccagcgagttcacga TTTAAACCCACTGGTGTCTAACAAGCTGAGAAGACTGAATGATCCCTTGCCGTACTCAGAGCAG tcaaaCCTGGAGGGACAGAAGGCCTCCCGCATCAgggagaaacagtggaaatgtggggactgtggaaaaAGATTCAAAGCACCGTGTGAGCTGgagattcatcgacgcagtcacactggggagaagccattcacctgccctgattgtgggaaagggttctctcagttatccaacctggtgACACATcagaaaattcacactggggagaggccattcacctgctctgaatgtgggaagggtttcactgaTTCATCCCGTCTTCTGACACACGGACGcattcacacgggggagaggcctttcacctgcattgagtgtgggaagaggttcGGGGATTCATCCAGCCTCCGgagacacaagcgagttcacactggggagaggtcatttgcttgctcagtgtgtgggaagggattcactctttcatccaacctgcggagacaccagcgaatacACACCGGGCAGAGGCCgtacacctgctctgactgtgggaagggattcactcggtcatctcacctgctgatacatcagcgagtccacaccggggagaggccgttcacctgcaccgtgtgtgggaaaggattcagtgcaTCATTTACCCTACAGAACCACCAggcagttcacactggggagaggtcattcacctgctccgtgtgtgggaagggattcactcagttatcaacCTTGCTGCGACACCGggcagttcacactggagagaggccgtttccctgctctgtgtgtgggaagggatttactaggTCCACtagtctgctgacacaccagcgaattcactctggagagagaccattcagttgcactgagtgtgggaagggattcactgattcctcCAGCCTCTGgaaacaccggcgagttcacaccggggagaggccattcacctgctgtgtgtgtgggaaaggattcactgagtcatccagTCTGCGCGCACACcgtcgagttcacactggggagaagcctttcacctgctctgaatgtgggaagggatttgctgatcCTTCCAGCCTGCGGAAACACAAGCAAGTTCACACG ggagagaggctgttcacctgctcggagtgtaggaaaggattcactgagtcatccaacctgctgagacattaTGGCAGTCACACCGATTAG